The following proteins are co-located in the Mus caroli chromosome 7, CAROLI_EIJ_v1.1, whole genome shotgun sequence genome:
- the Lipe gene encoding hormone-sensitive lipase isoform X3 encodes MDLRTMTQSLVTLAEDNMAFFSSQGPGETARRLSNVFAGVREQALGLEPTLGQLLGVAHHFDLDTETPANGYRSLVHTARCCLAHLLHKSRYVASNRKSIFFRASHNLAELEAYLAALTQLRAMAYYAQRLLTINRPGVLFFEGDEGLTADFLQEYVTLHKGCFYGRCLGFQFTPAIRPFLQTLSIGLVSFGEHYKRNETGLSVTASSLFTGGRFAIDPELRGAEFERIIQNLDVHFWKAFWNITEIEVLSSLANMASTTVRVSRLLSLPPEAFEMPLTSDPRLTVTISPPLAHTGPAPVLARLISYDLREGQDSKVLNSLAKSEGPRLELRPRPHQAPRSRALVVHIHGGGFVAQTSKSHEPYLKNWAQELGVPIFSIDYSLAPEAPFPRALEECFFAYCWAVKHCDLLGSTGERICLAGDSAGGNLCITVSLRAAAYGVRVPDGIMAAYPVTTLQSSASPSRLLSLMDPLLPLSVLSKCVSAYSGTEAEDHFDSDQKALGVMGLVQRDTSLFLRDLRLGASSWLNSFLELSGRKPQKTTSPTTESVRPTESMRRSVSEAALAQPEGLLGTDTLKKLTIKDLSNSEPSDSPEMSQSMETLGPSTPSDVNFFLRPGNSQEEAEAKDEVKPMDGVPRVRAAFPEGFHPRRSSQGVLHMPLYSSPIVKNPFMSPLLAPDSMLKTLPPVHLVACALDPMLDDSVMFARRLRDLGQPVTLKVVEDLPHGFLSLAALCRETRQATEFCVQRIRLILTPPAAPLN; translated from the exons ATGGATTTACGCACGATGACACAGTCGCTGGTGACACTCGCAGAAGACAATATGGCCTTCTTCTCAAGCCAGGGCCCAGGAGAGACAGCTCGGCGGCTGTCCAATGTCTTTGCAGGTGTTCGGGAACAGGCACTGGGGCTGGAACCAACCCTAGGCCAGCTGTTGGGTGTGGCACACCATTTTGACCTGGACACAGAGACACCAGCCAACGGATACCGTAGTTTGGTGCACACGGCCCGTTGCTGCCTGGCACACCTACTACACAAATCCCGCTATGTGGCCTCTAACCGCAAAAGTATCTTCTTCCGTGCCAGCCACAACCTAGCAGAGCTGGAGGCCTACCTGGCCGCCCTCACCCAGCTCCGTGCTATGGCCTACTATGCCCAGCGCCTGCTGACCATCAACCGACCAGGAGTGCTCTTCTTTGAGGGTGATGAAGGACTCACCGCTGACTTCCTGCAAGAGTATGTCACGCTACACAAAGGCTGCTTCTACGGCCGCTGCCTGGGATTCCAG TTCACACCTGCCATCCGGCCGTTCCTGCAGACTCTCTCCATCGGGCTGGTGTCCTTCGGGGAACACTACAAACGCAACGAGACAGGCCTCA GTGTGACTGCCAGTTCCCTCTTTACCGGTGGCCGATTCGCCATAGACCCAGAGTTGCGTGGGGCTGAATTTGAACGCATCATACAGAACCTGGATGTGCACTTCTGGAAAGCCTTCTGGAACATCACTGAGATCGAGGTGCTATCG TCTCTGGCCAACATGGCATCAACCACTGTGAGGGTAAGCCGCCTGCTCAGCTTGCCACCTGAGGCCTTTGAGATGCCACTCACCTCTGATCCCAGGCTCACAGTTACCATCTCACCTCCCTTGGCACACACGGGACCAGCGCCTGTGCTAGCTAGGCTCATCTCCTATGACCTACGGGAAGGACAG GACAGCAAGGTGCTCAACAGCCTGGCAAAATCTGAGGGCCCACGCCTGGAGCTGCGCCCACGGCCTCACCAAGCACCCCGTTCACGGGCCCTGGTTGTCCACATCCACGGAGGCGGCTTTGTGGCACAGACCTCTAAGTCCCATGAGCCCTACCTCAAGAACTGGGCCCAGGAGCTAGGAGTCCCCATCTTCTCCATCGACTACTCCCTGGCCCCCGAGGCTCCCTTTCCCCGAGCGCTGGAGGAGTGTTTTTTTGCCTACTGCTGGGCTGTCAAGCACTGTGACCTGCTTG GTTCAACCGGAGAGCGGATATGCCTTGCAGGGGACAGTGCAGGTGGGAATCTCTGCATCACTGTGTCCCTTCGGGCAGCAGCCTATGGAGTGAGGGTGCCAGATGGCATCATGGCAGCCTACCCAGTTAccaccctgcagtcctctgcttctccctctcgTCTGCTGAGCCTCATGGACCCTCTTCTACCACTGAGCGTACTCTCTAAGTGTGTCAGTGCCTATTCAG ggacagaggcagaggaccaTTTTGACTCAGACCAGAAGGCACTAGGTGTGATGGGGCTGGTGCAGAGAGACACTTCGCTGTTCCTCAGAGACCTCCGACTGGGTGCCTCCTCATGGCTCAACTCCTTCCTGGAACTAAGTGGACGCAAGCCCCAAAAGACCACATCGCCCACAACAG AGTCTGTGCGCCCCACGGAGTCTATGCGCAGGAGTGTGTCTGAGGCAGCCCTGGCCCAGCCTGAGGGCTTACTGGGCACAGATACCTTGAAGAAGCTGACAATAAAGGACTTGAGCAACTCAGAGCCTTCAGACAGCCCCGAGATGTCACAGTCAATGGAGACACTTGGCCCCTCCACACCCTCTGATGTCAACTTTTTTCTGCGGCCTGGGAATTCCCAGGAAGAGGCTGAAGCCAAAGATGAAGTGAAACCCATGGATGGAGTCCCCCGCGTGCGGGCTGCTTTCCCTGAGGGGTTTCACCCCCGGCGCTCAAGCCAAGGTGTCCTCCACATGCCCCTCTACTCGTCACCCATAGTCAAGAACCCATTCATGTCTCCTCTGCTGGCCCCTGACAGCATGCTGAAGACCTTGCCGCCTGTGCACCTTGTG GCTTGCGCTCTGGACCCCATGCTGGATGACTCGGTCATGTTCGCGCGGCGACTGCGCGACCTGGGCCAGCCCGTGACGCTGAAAGTGGTAGAAGACCTGCCGCATGGCTTCCTAAGCCTGGCGGCCCTGTGTCGCGAGACCCGGCAGGCCACGGAGTTCTGCGTGCAGCGCATCCGGCTGATCCTCACCCCGCCTGCTGCACCGCTGAACTGA
- the Lipe gene encoding hormone-sensitive lipase isoform X2, which yields MEPAVESAPVGAQASKQAKEGSKNRSRRRWRKGKIKASAFSHSMDLRTMTQSLVTLAEDNMAFFSSQGPGETARRLSNVFAGVREQALGLEPTLGQLLGVAHHFDLDTETPANGYRSLVHTARCCLAHLLHKSRYVASNRKSIFFRASHNLAELEAYLAALTQLRAMAYYAQRLLTINRPGVLFFEGDEGLTADFLQEYVTLHKGCFYGRCLGFQFTPAIRPFLQTLSIGLVSFGEHYKRNETGLSVTASSLFTGGRFAIDPELRGAEFERIIQNLDVHFWKAFWNITEIEVLSSLANMASTTVRVSRLLSLPPEAFEMPLTSDPRLTVTISPPLAHTGPAPVLARLISYDLREGQDSKVLNSLAKSEGPRLELRPRPHQAPRSRALVVHIHGGGFVAQTSKSHEPYLKNWAQELGVPIFSIDYSLAPEAPFPRALEECFFAYCWAVKHCDLLGSTGERICLAGDSAGGNLCITVSLRAAAYGVRVPDGIMAAYPVTTLQSSASPSRLLSLMDPLLPLSVLSKCVSAYSGTEAEDHFDSDQKALGVMGLVQRDTSLFLRDLRLGASSWLNSFLELSGRKPQKTTSPTTESVRPTESMRRSVSEAALAQPEGLLGTDTLKKLTIKDLSNSEPSDSPEMSQSMETLGPSTPSDVNFFLRPGNSQEEAEAKDEVKPMDGVPRVRAAFPEGFHPRRSSQGVLHMPLYSSPIVKNPFMSPLLAPDSMLKTLPPVHLVACALDPMLDDSVMFARRLRDLGQPVTLKVVEDLPHGFLSLAALCRETRQATEFCVQRIRLILTPPAAPLN from the exons CCTCAGCGTTCTCACACAGCATGGATTTACGCACGATGACACAGTCGCTGGTGACACTCGCAGAAGACAATATGGCCTTCTTCTCAAGCCAGGGCCCAGGAGAGACAGCTCGGCGGCTGTCCAATGTCTTTGCAGGTGTTCGGGAACAGGCACTGGGGCTGGAACCAACCCTAGGCCAGCTGTTGGGTGTGGCACACCATTTTGACCTGGACACAGAGACACCAGCCAACGGATACCGTAGTTTGGTGCACACGGCCCGTTGCTGCCTGGCACACCTACTACACAAATCCCGCTATGTGGCCTCTAACCGCAAAAGTATCTTCTTCCGTGCCAGCCACAACCTAGCAGAGCTGGAGGCCTACCTGGCCGCCCTCACCCAGCTCCGTGCTATGGCCTACTATGCCCAGCGCCTGCTGACCATCAACCGACCAGGAGTGCTCTTCTTTGAGGGTGATGAAGGACTCACCGCTGACTTCCTGCAAGAGTATGTCACGCTACACAAAGGCTGCTTCTACGGCCGCTGCCTGGGATTCCAG TTCACACCTGCCATCCGGCCGTTCCTGCAGACTCTCTCCATCGGGCTGGTGTCCTTCGGGGAACACTACAAACGCAACGAGACAGGCCTCA GTGTGACTGCCAGTTCCCTCTTTACCGGTGGCCGATTCGCCATAGACCCAGAGTTGCGTGGGGCTGAATTTGAACGCATCATACAGAACCTGGATGTGCACTTCTGGAAAGCCTTCTGGAACATCACTGAGATCGAGGTGCTATCG TCTCTGGCCAACATGGCATCAACCACTGTGAGGGTAAGCCGCCTGCTCAGCTTGCCACCTGAGGCCTTTGAGATGCCACTCACCTCTGATCCCAGGCTCACAGTTACCATCTCACCTCCCTTGGCACACACGGGACCAGCGCCTGTGCTAGCTAGGCTCATCTCCTATGACCTACGGGAAGGACAG GACAGCAAGGTGCTCAACAGCCTGGCAAAATCTGAGGGCCCACGCCTGGAGCTGCGCCCACGGCCTCACCAAGCACCCCGTTCACGGGCCCTGGTTGTCCACATCCACGGAGGCGGCTTTGTGGCACAGACCTCTAAGTCCCATGAGCCCTACCTCAAGAACTGGGCCCAGGAGCTAGGAGTCCCCATCTTCTCCATCGACTACTCCCTGGCCCCCGAGGCTCCCTTTCCCCGAGCGCTGGAGGAGTGTTTTTTTGCCTACTGCTGGGCTGTCAAGCACTGTGACCTGCTTG GTTCAACCGGAGAGCGGATATGCCTTGCAGGGGACAGTGCAGGTGGGAATCTCTGCATCACTGTGTCCCTTCGGGCAGCAGCCTATGGAGTGAGGGTGCCAGATGGCATCATGGCAGCCTACCCAGTTAccaccctgcagtcctctgcttctccctctcgTCTGCTGAGCCTCATGGACCCTCTTCTACCACTGAGCGTACTCTCTAAGTGTGTCAGTGCCTATTCAG ggacagaggcagaggaccaTTTTGACTCAGACCAGAAGGCACTAGGTGTGATGGGGCTGGTGCAGAGAGACACTTCGCTGTTCCTCAGAGACCTCCGACTGGGTGCCTCCTCATGGCTCAACTCCTTCCTGGAACTAAGTGGACGCAAGCCCCAAAAGACCACATCGCCCACAACAG AGTCTGTGCGCCCCACGGAGTCTATGCGCAGGAGTGTGTCTGAGGCAGCCCTGGCCCAGCCTGAGGGCTTACTGGGCACAGATACCTTGAAGAAGCTGACAATAAAGGACTTGAGCAACTCAGAGCCTTCAGACAGCCCCGAGATGTCACAGTCAATGGAGACACTTGGCCCCTCCACACCCTCTGATGTCAACTTTTTTCTGCGGCCTGGGAATTCCCAGGAAGAGGCTGAAGCCAAAGATGAAGTGAAACCCATGGATGGAGTCCCCCGCGTGCGGGCTGCTTTCCCTGAGGGGTTTCACCCCCGGCGCTCAAGCCAAGGTGTCCTCCACATGCCCCTCTACTCGTCACCCATAGTCAAGAACCCATTCATGTCTCCTCTGCTGGCCCCTGACAGCATGCTGAAGACCTTGCCGCCTGTGCACCTTGTG GCTTGCGCTCTGGACCCCATGCTGGATGACTCGGTCATGTTCGCGCGGCGACTGCGCGACCTGGGCCAGCCCGTGACGCTGAAAGTGGTAGAAGACCTGCCGCATGGCTTCCTAAGCCTGGCGGCCCTGTGTCGCGAGACCCGGCAGGCCACGGAGTTCTGCGTGCAGCGCATCCGGCTGATCCTCACCCCGCCTGCTGCACCGCTGAACTGA
- the Cnfn gene encoding cornifelin isoform X1, producing the protein MQFEMHDHVKGKAMSYPVTSQPQCANTCYQTQLSDWHTGLTDCCNDMPVCLCGTFAPLCLACRISDDFGECCCAPYLPGGLHSLRTGMRERYHIQGSVGHDWAALTFCLPCALCQMARELKIRE; encoded by the exons ATGCAGTTTGAGATGCACGACCACGTGAAAGGCAAAG CCATGTCATATCCAGTGACTAGTCAGCCTCAGTGCGCCAACACCTGCTACCAGACACAGCTCAGCGATTGGCACACGGGCCTCACCGACTGTTGCAACGACATGCCCGTCT GTCTGTGCGGCACTTTCGCCCCGCTGTGCCTCGCCTGCCGCATCTCCGACGACTTTGGGGAGTGCTGCTGTGCGCCCTACCTGCCCGGAGGTCTGCACTCTCTGCGCACCGGCATGAGGGAGCGCTACCACATCCAG GGCTCCGTCGGGCACGACTGGGCTGCCCTCACCTTTTGCCTGCCCTGCGCCCTCTGTCAGATGGCGCGGGAACTGAAGATTCGAGAGTAA
- the Cnfn gene encoding cornifelin isoform X2, whose amino-acid sequence MSYPVTSQPQCANTCYQTQLSDWHTGLTDCCNDMPVCLCGTFAPLCLACRISDDFGECCCAPYLPGGLHSLRTGMRERYHIQGSVGHDWAALTFCLPCALCQMARELKIRE is encoded by the exons ATGTCATATCCAGTGACTAGTCAGCCTCAGTGCGCCAACACCTGCTACCAGACACAGCTCAGCGATTGGCACACGGGCCTCACCGACTGTTGCAACGACATGCCCGTCT GTCTGTGCGGCACTTTCGCCCCGCTGTGCCTCGCCTGCCGCATCTCCGACGACTTTGGGGAGTGCTGCTGTGCGCCCTACCTGCCCGGAGGTCTGCACTCTCTGCGCACCGGCATGAGGGAGCGCTACCACATCCAG GGCTCCGTCGGGCACGACTGGGCTGCCCTCACCTTTTGCCTGCCCTGCGCCCTCTGTCAGATGGCGCGGGAACTGAAGATTCGAGAGTAA